The nucleotide window CAGATGGTCAGGGTGGAAAATTAGAGATTACTTCTAAAACTGAACGTGCCATACGCAAACATGCCTTAGACCAAATATTTGGGAAATTACGTAAAAGTGGAGCAGGTAATCACAGAAGTAAAAAAGCAGGAGTAGGAGATGAGCATACTGGTGATTTCAGAACCTATCAGTTTGGTGATTCAATAGATAAAGTGTCAATGACCGAAAGTTTACGGAATGCTCAGATGAATCATGGTTTAGGAGATTTTAATATTACCGAAGATGATTTAGTGGTTGAGGAAACTCATCACAAATCTCAAATGAGTACTGTGCTAATGATAGATATTAGTCATAGTATGATTTTATACGGTGAAGATAGAATTACACCTGCCAAAAAGGTTGCCATGGCATTGGCTGAATTAATTACCACCCGATATCCTAAGGACACTCTTGATATAATTGTATTTGGTAACGATGCGTGGCCAATTCAACTGAAAGATTTGATGTATTTAAATGTTGGGCCTTACCATACAAATACAGTCGCCGGTCTGCAATTGGCTATGGATATTCTCAGACGCAAGCGCAATACCAACAAGCAAATCTTTATGATTACTGACGGTAAGCCAAGTTGCGTTAGATTAAAAGATGGCAGATATTATAAGAATAGTGTCGGCCTAGATTCTTTTATAGTGAATAAATGTTACAGTATGGCAAGCCAAGCAAGGAGACTACATATACCGATTACCACTTTTATGATTGCGG belongs to Aegicerativicinus sediminis and includes:
- a CDS encoding vWA domain-containing protein, with the protein product MKRTQNKRGFRFESYTESEQPLFEKLLEIFKELLTHTSGELDEAIEWLKQLDEEYKLTNEDYTIDDFLEELKEKGYIREEIRPDGQGGKLEITSKTERAIRKHALDQIFGKLRKSGAGNHRSKKAGVGDEHTGDFRTYQFGDSIDKVSMTESLRNAQMNHGLGDFNITEDDLVVEETHHKSQMSTVLMIDISHSMILYGEDRITPAKKVAMALAELITTRYPKDTLDIIVFGNDAWPIQLKDLMYLNVGPYHTNTVAGLQLAMDILRRKRNTNKQIFMITDGKPSCVRLKDGRYYKNSVGLDSFIVNKCYSMASQARRLHIPITTFMIAEDSYLMEFVREFTYANQGKALFTGLKGLGEMIFEDYERNRIKRLKG